A window of Bradyrhizobium sp. AZCC 1610 contains these coding sequences:
- the denD gene encoding D-erythronate dehydrogenase, protein MHILILGAAGMVGRKLTERLLRDGRLGKHDITRMTLQDVVAPAKPANASIPIEVVASDFADAGAAAPLLADRPDVIFHLAAIVSGEAEAEFDKGYRINLDGTRYLIDAIRHAGGGYKPRLVFTSSIAVFGAPFPEKIGDEFFHTPLTSYGTQKSICELLINDYTRKGLLDGISIRLPTICVRPGKPNKAASGFFSNIIREPLAGEEAVLPVSEDVRHWHASPKSAVGFLIHAGTMDLNAMGPRRNLSMPGMSVTVGEQIAALDRVAGKNVTARIKRVPDPTIIGIVSGWPRDFVTDRALKLGFTTAEKKFDDIIRIHIEDELGGKFAG, encoded by the coding sequence TTGCACATTCTGATTTTGGGCGCCGCCGGCATGGTGGGCCGCAAGCTGACCGAACGGCTGCTGCGTGACGGCCGCCTTGGCAAGCACGACATCACCCGCATGACGTTGCAGGACGTGGTGGCGCCTGCCAAACCGGCCAACGCGTCGATTCCGATCGAGGTTGTGGCCTCTGATTTCGCTGACGCCGGGGCGGCGGCGCCGCTGCTCGCCGATCGGCCGGACGTGATCTTTCATCTCGCTGCGATCGTCTCCGGCGAAGCCGAGGCCGAATTCGACAAGGGCTACCGGATCAATCTCGACGGCACGCGGTATCTGATCGATGCCATCCGCCACGCCGGCGGCGGCTACAAGCCGCGGCTGGTGTTCACGTCTTCGATCGCGGTGTTCGGCGCGCCGTTCCCCGAAAAGATCGGTGACGAATTCTTCCATACGCCGCTGACGAGCTACGGCACGCAGAAATCGATCTGCGAACTCCTGATCAACGACTACACCCGCAAGGGCCTGCTCGACGGCATCAGCATCCGTCTGCCGACGATCTGCGTGCGGCCGGGCAAGCCGAACAAGGCCGCTTCGGGCTTTTTCTCCAACATCATCCGCGAGCCGCTGGCGGGCGAAGAGGCGGTGCTGCCGGTCTCCGAGGACGTGCGGCACTGGCACGCCTCGCCGAAATCGGCGGTGGGTTTCCTGATCCACGCCGGCACCATGGACCTCAACGCGATGGGACCGCGGCGCAATCTCAGCATGCCAGGCATGTCGGTGACCGTCGGCGAACAGATCGCAGCTCTCGATCGCGTCGCCGGCAAGAACGTCACCGCGCGCATCAAGCGCGTGCCCGATCCGACCATTATCGGCATCGTCTCTGGCTGGCCACGCGACTTCGTCACCGACCGCGCGCTCAAGCTCGGCTTCACCACCGCCGAGAAGAAGTTTGACGACATCATCCGGATTCACATCGAGGATGAGCTGGGCGGCAAGTTCGCAGGCTAA
- the eda gene encoding bifunctional 4-hydroxy-2-oxoglutarate aldolase/2-dehydro-3-deoxy-phosphogluconate aldolase, whose amino-acid sequence MTAATRQEQLAAIFKSATVIPVLTIERLEDAVPLARALVAGGVRVLEVTLRTPVAVEAAKAMIAEVPEAVVGIGTILNADDLARARAFGAKFGISPGATPELLKAAAASDLPFAPGIATSSELMQALAAGFDLVKFFPAEQAGGIKALRALAGPFPNIRVCPTGGIGEANAAAWLAEPNVVAVGGSWLCPAADIRSGNWAGITAMCARAMKSLKPA is encoded by the coding sequence ATGACCGCAGCCACAAGGCAGGAACAACTCGCCGCCATCTTCAAGTCCGCCACGGTGATCCCCGTGCTCACCATCGAACGGCTGGAAGATGCGGTGCCGCTGGCTCGCGCGCTGGTTGCAGGCGGTGTACGCGTGCTGGAAGTCACCCTGCGCACGCCGGTTGCCGTCGAGGCCGCCAAGGCCATGATCGCGGAGGTGCCGGAAGCCGTGGTCGGCATCGGCACGATTTTGAACGCCGACGATCTGGCGAGGGCGAGGGCGTTCGGGGCCAAATTCGGCATCAGCCCGGGTGCGACGCCGGAGCTTTTGAAGGCTGCAGCCGCAAGCGACCTGCCGTTTGCGCCTGGGATCGCGACATCTTCCGAGCTGATGCAGGCACTGGCGGCCGGCTTCGATCTCGTGAAATTCTTTCCCGCCGAGCAGGCCGGCGGTATCAAGGCACTTCGGGCGCTGGCCGGGCCGTTTCCCAATATCAGGGTCTGCCCGACCGGCGGCATCGGCGAGGCCAATGCGGCAGCCTGGCTGGCCGAGCCGAATGTGGTGGCGGTGGGCGGTTCCTGGCTCTGCCCGGCCGCCGATATCAGGTCCGGCAACTGGGCCGGCATAACCGCCATGTGCGCGCGGGCGATGAAATCCCTGAAACCGGCGTGA
- a CDS encoding acetyl-CoA acetyltransferase has product MTASIVGWAHTPFGKFDAETVESLVVKVATDALADAGISAEDVDEIVLGHFNAGFSPQDFTASLVLQADPKLRFKPATRVENACATGSAAVHQGIRAIASGAAKIVLVVGVEQMTRTPSADIGRYLLKASYLPEDGETVGGFAGVFGKIAQSYFQKYGDQSDALAMIAAKNHKNGVANPYAQLRKDFGFEFCRAESEKNPFVAGPLKRTDCSLVSDGAAALVLTDSETAKTMGKAVNFRATAHAQDFLPMSKRDILQFEGCTVAWQRALAQAGIQLSDLSFVETHDCFTVAELIEYEAMGLTPRGQGARAIKEGWTQKDGKLPVNPSGGLKAKGHPIGATGVSMHVMSAMQLVGQAPEGMQLKNAKLAGIFNMGGAAVANYVSVLEPAK; this is encoded by the coding sequence ATGACAGCCAGCATCGTCGGATGGGCGCACACGCCGTTCGGCAAGTTCGACGCGGAAACCGTCGAGAGCCTCGTGGTGAAGGTTGCGACCGATGCGCTGGCCGACGCTGGCATATCAGCCGAAGACGTCGACGAGATCGTGCTCGGCCATTTCAACGCCGGCTTCTCGCCGCAGGATTTTACGGCCTCGCTGGTGCTGCAGGCCGACCCGAAACTGCGCTTCAAGCCGGCCACGCGGGTCGAGAACGCCTGCGCCACCGGTTCGGCGGCGGTGCATCAGGGGATCCGGGCGATTGCTTCGGGCGCGGCCAAAATCGTGCTGGTGGTCGGTGTCGAGCAGATGACGCGGACGCCCTCGGCCGATATCGGGCGTTACCTCCTGAAGGCGTCCTATCTGCCTGAGGACGGCGAAACCGTCGGCGGCTTTGCCGGCGTGTTCGGCAAGATCGCGCAAAGCTATTTCCAGAAATATGGCGACCAGTCGGACGCATTGGCGATGATCGCGGCCAAGAACCACAAGAACGGCGTAGCCAACCCCTATGCGCAGCTGCGCAAGGATTTTGGCTTTGAATTCTGCCGCGCCGAGAGCGAGAAGAACCCGTTCGTGGCCGGTCCCCTGAAGCGCACGGACTGTTCGCTGGTGTCCGACGGCGCGGCGGCGTTGGTGCTGACGGATTCGGAAACCGCGAAGACCATGGGCAAGGCGGTGAACTTCCGCGCCACCGCGCACGCACAGGATTTTCTGCCGATGTCCAAGCGCGACATCCTGCAGTTCGAAGGCTGCACGGTCGCCTGGCAGCGCGCGCTAGCGCAGGCTGGCATACAGCTCTCCGATCTTTCCTTTGTCGAAACCCATGACTGCTTCACGGTTGCCGAGCTGATCGAATATGAGGCGATGGGCCTGACGCCGCGCGGGCAGGGCGCCCGCGCCATCAAGGAAGGCTGGACCCAGAAGGACGGCAAGCTGCCGGTCAACCCATCCGGTGGCCTGAAGGCCAAGGGCCACCCGATCGGCGCCACCGGCGTTTCCATGCACGTGATGAGCGCAATGCAGCTCGTCGGCCAGGCGCCCGAGGGCATGCAGCTCAAGAACGCCAAGCTCGCCGGCATCTTTAATATGGGCGGTGCGGCGGTGGCGAACTACGTCTCCGTGTTGGAGCCTGCGAAGTAG
- a CDS encoding sugar kinase codes for MTRVACIGECMIELKQAQETEAGLFSRGYGGDTLNTAVYLARLGVGADYVTALGDDPLSDEMIAGWAAEEVGTSHVVRLPGKLPGLYMIQTDDKGERRFFHWRDSAAARSLMDLPETPDILNSLAGYDVVYLSAITLSLYGAEGRARLFAALKRAREDGARFAFDTNFRARGWPDLDVARAVFQEAFATADIVLASTEDLLPLYPSESNEDLLARIPDAEVVLKLAEPASLLRLQGRLHPIKAEPLKTPVVDTTAAGDSFAAAYVAARLFGAEPIDAARAGHRLAGVVVCHPGAIIPRAAMPPGLFPATSRKASP; via the coding sequence ATGACCAGGGTAGCCTGCATCGGCGAATGTATGATCGAACTGAAGCAGGCCCAAGAGACTGAGGCCGGCCTGTTTTCGCGCGGCTATGGCGGCGACACGCTCAATACCGCCGTCTATCTCGCCCGGCTCGGCGTCGGCGCCGACTATGTCACCGCGCTCGGCGACGATCCCCTCAGCGATGAGATGATCGCCGGCTGGGCAGCGGAGGAGGTCGGGACGAGCCACGTGGTGCGGCTGCCGGGCAAGCTTCCGGGCCTCTACATGATCCAGACCGACGACAAGGGCGAGCGCCGGTTCTTTCACTGGCGCGACAGCGCGGCGGCGCGCAGCCTGATGGATCTGCCGGAGACACCGGATATCCTCAATTCGCTCGCTGGCTATGATGTGGTCTATCTCTCGGCGATCACGCTCTCACTGTATGGCGCGGAGGGAAGGGCGCGGCTGTTCGCGGCCCTCAAACGCGCGCGCGAAGATGGCGCACGTTTCGCCTTCGATACCAATTTCCGCGCCCGCGGCTGGCCCGATCTCGACGTCGCCCGCGCCGTTTTTCAGGAGGCCTTCGCCACGGCCGATATCGTGCTGGCTTCTACCGAGGACTTGCTGCCGCTCTACCCCAGCGAAAGCAATGAAGACTTGCTGGCGCGGATTCCGGATGCCGAGGTGGTGCTGAAGCTTGCGGAACCGGCGAGCCTTCTTCGTCTTCAGGGCAGGCTTCATCCGATCAAGGCCGAGCCGTTGAAGACGCCCGTTGTCGATACCACGGCGGCCGGCGACAGTTTTGCTGCCGCCTATGTTGCCGCGCGCCTCTTTGGTGCGGAGCCGATCGACGCCGCGCGGGCGGGGCACCGCCTCGCCGGGGTTGTGGTATGCCATCCCGGTGCGATTATCCCGCGTGCGGCGATGCCGCCCGGCCTCTTTCCCGCGACCTCTCGCAAGGCATCCCCATGA